A part of Phoenix dactylifera cultivar Barhee BC4 chromosome 2, palm_55x_up_171113_PBpolish2nd_filt_p, whole genome shotgun sequence genomic DNA contains:
- the LOC103719191 gene encoding expansin-B16-like, whose translation MAGAGFFFPSFALLLFFFFFFESSGESHQISDPHWHPATATWYGSPDGDGSDGGACGYGSLVDVRPMKARVGAVSPVLFKGGEGCGACYKVKCVDGGVCSRRAVTVIVTDECPGGYCAFGRTHFDLSGAAFGRMAVAGSADRLRDRGEISVIFRRTPCKYRGKSIAFHVNEGSTDYWLSLLVEFEDGDGDVGSMHIKQSNSVEWLEMNHIWGANWCIIGGPLKGPFSVKLTTLSTQRTLSAREVIPKNWSPKATYTSRLNFS comes from the exons ATGGCCGGCGCCGGCTTCTTCTTTCCCTCCTttgctctcctcctcttcttcttcttcttcttcgagtCCTCCGGTGAGTCCCATCAGATTTCCGACCCGCATTGGCACCCGGCCACGGCGACGTGGTATGGAAGCCCCGACGGCGACGGCAGCGACG GAGGAGCGTGTGGGTATGGGTCGCTGGTGGATGTCCGGCCGATGAAGGCGAGGGTGGGGGCGGTGAGCCCGGTGCTGTTTAAAGGAGGGGAGGGGTGCGGGGCCTGCTACAAGGTGAAGTGCGTCGACGGCGGTGTCTGTTCCCGGCGGGCGGTGACGGTGATCGTCACCGACGAGTGCCCGGGGGGGTACTGTGCCTTCGGCCGCACCCACTTCGATCTCAGCGGCGCTGCCTTCGGCCGCATGGCCGTCGCGGGCTCCGCCGACCGGCTCCGCGACCGAGGCGAGATCTCGGTCATCTTCCGGAG GACTCCTTGTAAGTATCGTGGGAAGAGCATAGCCTTCCATGTGAATGAAGGCTCAACAGACTATTGGTTATCGCTTCTGGTGGAGTTTGAGGATGGAGATGGAGATGTTGGATCCATGCACATCAAACAG TCCAATTCGGTGGAATGGCTAGAGATGAATCATATCTGGGGCGCCAATTGGTGTATTATTGGGGGACCCCTAAAGGGGCCCTTCTCAGTAAAGCTGACCACATTGTCCACGCAGAGGACCCTCTCTGCCCGGGAAGTGATTCCAAAGAACTGGTCTCCCAAGGCCACCTACACCTCCCGCCTGAACTTCTCTTAA